One segment of Argiope bruennichi chromosome 11, qqArgBrue1.1, whole genome shotgun sequence DNA contains the following:
- the LOC129956582 gene encoding uncharacterized protein LOC129956582, protein MPMKEGLLGDSKALANVRLNQTVKRLHKNPMMQNLYKEFIAEYESLGHMEKVNNGLCEGSYYLPHHGVYKPENSTTKLRVVFNSSAPSTSGQSLNDLLLAGAVKENIFEIMTRFRTYKYAFTADIKKMYRQILIDESQRSLLKILWKDNMNESPTTYRLNTVAYGTKSAPFLAIRCLKQLALDEAKKFPLASQITLTDVYMDDFDSGAATLEAAQELQRQLIQMLQTCGMELHKWTSNSSELLNNSSD, encoded by the coding sequence ATGCCGATGAAAGAAGGTTTGCTGGGTGATTCTAAAGCCTTAGCCAATGTTAGACTTAACCAAACAGTTAAGCGATTGCATAAGAATCCcatgatgcaaaatttatataaggaatttattgCAGAATACGAAAGTTTGGGTCATatggaaaaagtaaataatggCCTTTGTGAAGGATCCTATTATTTGCCGCATCATGGAGTTTATAAACCTGAAAACTCAACCACAAAATTAAGGGTTGTATTTAATTCCAGTGCCCCTAGTACATCGGGACAAAGTTTAAATGATTTGCTTCTTGCCGGTgcagtgaaagaaaatatttttgaaataatgactaGATTTCGGACTTATAAATACGCATTTACGGCAGATATTAAGAAGATGTACCgtcaaatattaattgatgaatcaCAAAGAAGTCtgctaaaaatattatggaaggATAATATGAATGAATCTCCAACTACTTATCGTCTTAACACTGTCGCTTACGGCACAAAATCGGCTCCATTCTTGGCCATTCGTTGTTTGAAGCAACTCGCTTTGGATGAAGCGAAAAAATTTCCGTTAGCTTCGCAAATTACACTAACAGATGTGTATATGGACGATTTCGACTCGGGTGCTGCTACTTTAGAAGCAGCCCAGGAATTACAAAGGCAGTTGATACAAATGCTGCAAACTTGTGGCATGGAGCTTCATAAATGGACTTCAAATTCATCTGAACTCCTAAATAATAGCTCTGATTAA